In a genomic window of Rhodovulum sp. P5:
- a CDS encoding acyl dehydratase yields the protein MHEAVGKSQVHKDMLDYDRVEALHATLGLDGDPPGHYDPLPPFYHQLFFWDVRAPDELGRDGHPKLGDFIPDFGLPRRMWAGGKLTFFGPLRTGLPAERTTTIEKIEEKQGRSGALAFVTLKHDIVEGGMLRVTEFQDIVYRADADPAAPVPAYPTVTDTAQDVIDYFFGPTLLFRYSALTFNCHRIHYDRDYAQRVEGYPGLVVHGPLLAQLLMLMASAFGQLRHFSYRAHAPLMDFEAAKLCRAGDKYWVQGPENRLCMSAEAVFA from the coding sequence ATGCATGAGGCCGTCGGAAAATCGCAGGTCCACAAGGATATGCTGGACTATGACCGGGTGGAGGCGCTGCACGCCACGCTCGGCCTCGACGGCGATCCGCCGGGGCACTACGATCCGCTGCCGCCCTTCTACCACCAACTGTTCTTCTGGGACGTGCGCGCCCCGGATGAACTCGGGCGCGACGGCCACCCCAAGCTTGGCGACTTCATTCCCGATTTCGGACTGCCGCGCCGGATGTGGGCCGGGGGCAAGCTGACCTTCTTCGGACCATTGCGTACCGGGCTCCCGGCCGAACGGACCACGACGATCGAGAAGATCGAAGAGAAGCAGGGCCGATCGGGGGCACTGGCGTTTGTCACGCTGAAGCATGACATCGTCGAGGGGGGTATGCTGCGGGTGACCGAGTTTCAGGACATCGTCTACCGTGCAGATGCCGACCCCGCGGCACCGGTGCCGGCCTATCCCACGGTGACCGACACCGCGCAGGATGTGATCGACTATTTCTTCGGCCCCACGCTTCTGTTCCGATACTCCGCGCTGACCTTCAACTGCCACCGGATCCACTACGACCGGGACTACGCCCAACGGGTCGAAGGCTATCCGGGTCTTGTCGTGCACGGGCCGCTTCTGGCGCAGTTGCTGATGCTGATGGCCTCGGCCTTCGGCCAGTTGCGCCATTTCAGCTATCGCGCCCATGCCCCGCTGATGGATTTCGAGGCTGCGAAACTCTGCCGGGCGGGGGACAAGTACTGGGTGCAAGGCCCCGAAAACCGCCTGTGCATGAGTGCCGAGGCCGTCTTCGCCTGA
- the rnhA gene encoding ribonuclease HI, translated as MPELFAYTDGACSGNPGPGGWGVLLLAKDGETVVKERTLSGGEADTTNNRMELLAAINALESLTRPSAITIVTDSAYVKNGVTGWIHGWKKNGWKTAAKKPVKNVELWQRLDAAQARHQVTWEWVKGHAGHPENERADELARAGMAPYKR; from the coding sequence ATGCCAGAGCTTTTCGCCTATACCGACGGCGCCTGCAGCGGCAATCCCGGCCCCGGCGGCTGGGGCGTGCTTCTTCTGGCGAAGGACGGAGAGACGGTGGTGAAGGAACGCACCCTGTCAGGCGGCGAGGCCGACACGACGAACAACCGCATGGAACTCCTCGCCGCGATCAATGCGCTGGAAAGCCTGACCCGGCCCAGCGCCATCACGATCGTCACCGACAGTGCCTATGTGAAGAACGGTGTCACCGGCTGGATCCATGGCTGGAAGAAGAACGGCTGGAAGACCGCCGCAAAAAAGCCGGTCAAGAATGTCGAACTCTGGCAACGGCTGGATGCGGCGCAGGCCCGGCACCAGGTGACATGGGAATGGGTCAAGGGCCATGCCGGCCACCCGGAAAACGAACGCGCGGACGAGTTGGCGCGGGCGGGGATGGCCCCCTACAAACGGTGA
- a CDS encoding NADPH-dependent FMN reductase translates to MSHHTLLGISGSLRRESFNTKLIHEAARLFDPARFDVADLRFPLFDEDLEAEEGIPPAVQTLADQIAAADAVVISGPEYNKSVSGVLKNALDWVSRTEGNPWADKPVAIMAATAGRAGGERTQFALRLCMVPFRPRILQGPEVLVGQAQGQFDDNGRLTNEINLKSLEDLMAALRQAISH, encoded by the coding sequence ATGTCACACCACACGCTTCTGGGGATCTCCGGCTCTCTCCGGCGGGAGTCGTTCAACACCAAACTCATCCATGAGGCCGCGCGCCTGTTCGATCCGGCACGCTTTGACGTGGCAGACCTTCGGTTCCCGCTGTTCGACGAGGATCTTGAGGCCGAAGAGGGCATCCCGCCCGCGGTTCAGACGCTGGCCGACCAGATCGCCGCGGCGGATGCCGTCGTGATCTCTGGCCCCGAATACAACAAGTCGGTGTCGGGCGTCCTGAAAAACGCGCTCGACTGGGTCAGCCGGACCGAAGGCAACCCCTGGGCCGACAAGCCCGTGGCGATCATGGCAGCGACGGCGGGCCGCGCCGGGGGGGAGCGCACGCAATTCGCGCTGCGCCTGTGCATGGTGCCGTTCCGCCCGCGGATCCTGCAGGGGCCCGAGGTGCTGGTCGGTCAGGCCCAAGGCCAGTTCGATGACAACGGGCGCCTGACCAACGAGATCAATCTCAAGTCGCTGGAGGATCTTATGGCGGCCCTGAGGCAAGCGATTTCGCACTGA
- the ispH gene encoding 4-hydroxy-3-methylbut-2-enyl diphosphate reductase codes for MTKPPLTLYLAAPRGFCAGVDRAIKIVEMALEKWGPPVYVRHEIVHNKFVVDGLREKGAVFVEELDECPVDKPVIFSAHGVPKSVPEEAQRREMIFVDATCPLVSKVHLEAARHHENGKQIVMIGHRGHPETIGTMGQLPEGEVLLIETAEDVAGLEVRDPDSLAFITQTTLSIDDTKGVVAALEERFPNIEGPHKEDICYATTNRQGAVKEVAPKVQAMLVIGAPNSSNSKRLVEVAANAGCEYAQLVQRAADIDWRAIEGVSAIGLTAGASAPKVLVDEVIQAFRDRFDLTVDEVVTADETIQFRLPKIVREPA; via the coding sequence ATGACCAAGCCGCCCCTTACCCTCTACCTCGCCGCGCCGCGTGGATTCTGTGCCGGTGTCGACCGCGCCATCAAGATCGTCGAGATGGCATTGGAGAAATGGGGCCCGCCCGTCTATGTCCGCCACGAAATCGTGCACAACAAGTTCGTGGTCGACGGCTTGCGTGAAAAGGGCGCCGTCTTTGTCGAGGAACTGGATGAATGCCCGGTCGACAAGCCGGTCATCTTCTCCGCCCACGGCGTGCCGAAATCGGTGCCCGAAGAGGCCCAGCGGCGCGAGATGATCTTTGTCGATGCCACCTGCCCGCTGGTCAGCAAGGTACATCTGGAGGCCGCCCGCCACCACGAGAACGGCAAACAGATCGTGATGATCGGCCATCGCGGCCACCCCGAAACCATCGGCACCATGGGCCAGTTGCCCGAGGGCGAAGTCCTGCTGATCGAAACCGCCGAGGATGTCGCAGGGCTTGAGGTACGCGACCCCGACAGCCTCGCCTTCATCACGCAGACGACGCTGTCGATCGACGACACCAAGGGCGTGGTCGCAGCACTTGAGGAACGTTTCCCCAACATCGAAGGCCCCCACAAGGAAGACATCTGCTACGCCACCACCAACCGGCAGGGCGCGGTCAAGGAAGTCGCGCCGAAGGTACAGGCCATGCTGGTGATCGGCGCGCCGAATTCGTCGAACTCCAAACGTCTGGTCGAGGTGGCGGCCAATGCGGGCTGCGAATATGCGCAACTGGTTCAGCGGGCTGCCGATATCGACTGGCGCGCGATCGAGGGCGTGTCGGCCATCGGGCTGACCGCCGGCGCCTCTGCCCCCAAGGTTCTGGTCGACGAGGTGATCCAGGCCTTCCGCGACCGGTTCGACCTGACGGTGGACGAAGTCGTCACCGCCGATGAAACCATCCAGTTCCGCCTGCCCAAGATCGTGCGAGAGCCGGCCTGA
- a CDS encoding LysE family translocator produces MLSAQFLITALVVVLAPGTGVVYTLMLSLGQGRRAALPAALGCTFGIVPHLAAAILGLAALLHSSALLFQIVKFAGVAYLLYLAWQAVRQGGALSIGEARGRDSFARIAIRGALINILNPKLSLFFLALLPPFLSGNPASATAEMMLLGGVFMALTFVIFLGYGLFAAAARDRLLASARVMTWMNRGFAAVFAGLGLKLAMEKA; encoded by the coding sequence ATGCTGTCGGCACAGTTCCTGATCACGGCGCTGGTCGTCGTGCTGGCGCCGGGAACGGGCGTCGTCTACACGCTGATGCTGTCCTTGGGTCAGGGGCGCCGGGCCGCGCTGCCCGCCGCACTTGGCTGCACCTTCGGGATCGTTCCGCATCTGGCCGCGGCGATCCTTGGGCTGGCCGCGCTTCTGCATTCCTCTGCCCTGTTGTTCCAGATCGTGAAATTCGCCGGCGTCGCCTATCTGCTGTACCTCGCATGGCAGGCGGTGCGGCAGGGCGGCGCGCTGTCCATCGGAGAGGCGCGCGGGCGGGACAGCTTTGCCCGCATCGCGATCCGGGGCGCACTGATCAACATCCTGAATCCGAAGCTGTCGCTCTTCTTCCTCGCCCTTCTGCCGCCCTTCCTGTCGGGCAACCCGGCCTCCGCGACGGCCGAGATGATGTTGCTGGGCGGGGTCTTCATGGCGCTGACCTTCGTGATCTTCCTCGGCTATGGGCTCTTTGCCGCCGCGGCGCGCGACCGGCTGCTGGCCAGCGCCCGCGTGATGACATGGATGAATCGCGGCTTTGCCGCCGTCTTCGCGGGGCTGGGCCTGAAACTGGCGATGGAGAAAGCATGA
- a CDS encoding DUF3429 domain-containing protein produces the protein MTDIPRSALYLGLAGLIPFLWGAATVTFPGLDTFSQSNLGPRFSGIYVLNFYGTIILSFMSGVLWGFATKAEGTKAALGYALSVVPALWAFFMVGGGPEESAKALVAGFLGLLVLDALYWWLQLAPRWWMTLRIPLTLVVSGSLGLALL, from the coding sequence ATGACCGACATTCCCCGTTCCGCGCTGTATCTTGGGCTTGCCGGGCTGATCCCGTTCCTGTGGGGGGCGGCGACCGTCACCTTCCCCGGCCTCGACACGTTCAGCCAATCCAATCTGGGCCCGCGCTTTTCGGGGATCTACGTGCTGAATTTCTACGGCACGATCATCCTGTCCTTCATGTCGGGCGTGCTTTGGGGCTTTGCCACCAAGGCGGAAGGGACCAAGGCCGCGCTGGGTTATGCGCTGTCGGTCGTCCCCGCGCTTTGGGCCTTCTTCATGGTGGGCGGCGGGCCGGAAGAGTCGGCCAAGGCGCTGGTCGCGGGCTTTCTTGGGCTTCTGGTTCTCGATGCGCTTTACTGGTGGCTTCAGCTTGCGCCGCGGTGGTGGATGACCCTTCGCATTCCGCTGACGCTGGTGGTGTCCGGCAGCCTTGGCCTTGCCCTGTTGTGA
- a CDS encoding bifunctional 2-polyprenyl-6-hydroxyphenol methylase/3-demethylubiquinol 3-O-methyltransferase UbiG, whose protein sequence is MSGTDAQTLAVYAEKAADYSEIHHGSATANRLAGFIAALPAGGTALDLGCGPGWGAAAMREAGLVVTAMDASPEMADVARDRYGLTVTVATFDALTAKDAFDGIWAHYSLLHAPRTALPRHLSAIRNALRPGGLFAVTMKLGEGEGRDLLGRFYTYVSVSDQRGLVTQAGLTVLSEEVFPSMGFDGTPTDCVYMTATRG, encoded by the coding sequence GTGAGCGGGACCGACGCGCAAACGCTGGCCGTCTATGCCGAAAAGGCCGCAGACTATTCCGAAATCCATCACGGCAGCGCGACGGCCAACCGGCTGGCCGGGTTCATCGCGGCGCTGCCTGCGGGCGGCACAGCCCTTGACCTTGGCTGCGGACCGGGCTGGGGGGCCGCCGCGATGCGCGAGGCGGGGCTTGTCGTCACCGCGATGGATGCCAGCCCCGAAATGGCCGACGTTGCCCGCGACCGCTATGGCCTGACCGTGACCGTTGCCACATTCGACGCGCTGACCGCAAAAGACGCCTTCGACGGCATCTGGGCGCATTACTCCTTGTTGCACGCCCCGCGCACCGCGCTACCCCGGCACCTTTCGGCGATCCGGAATGCGCTGCGCCCCGGCGGGCTTTTCGCGGTGACCATGAAACTTGGGGAGGGGGAAGGCCGCGACCTGCTGGGTCGGTTCTACACCTATGTCTCGGTTTCGGACCAGCGCGGGCTGGTGACCCAAGCCGGTCTGACAGTGCTGTCGGAAGAGGTCTTCCCCAGCATGGGCTTCGACGGTACACCCACGGACTGCGTCTACATGACCGCCACGCGCGGCTGA
- a CDS encoding YqaA family protein, whose protein sequence is MTGVVPLTSLAGMFLAAFGAATVLPFQSEVVFVGLQLGGQVSLGWLIAVASLGNILGAAVNYALGRWVEHFRGRKWFPVTDRQLERAQGWYGRWGVWTLLLSWAPFGDAFTVVAGMMRTPLWLFLVLVSFAKTGRYAALAWATAAATG, encoded by the coding sequence ATGACCGGCGTTGTTCCCCTGACCTCCCTTGCGGGCATGTTCCTCGCGGCATTTGGCGCCGCGACGGTTCTTCCGTTTCAGTCCGAGGTCGTGTTTGTCGGTCTTCAGCTTGGCGGACAGGTCAGTCTTGGCTGGCTGATCGCGGTGGCCAGCCTCGGCAACATCCTCGGCGCGGCGGTCAACTATGCCCTCGGCCGGTGGGTGGAGCATTTCCGCGGCCGGAAATGGTTTCCCGTGACGGACCGGCAACTTGAACGCGCCCAAGGTTGGTATGGCCGCTGGGGCGTCTGGACACTTCTGCTGAGCTGGGCGCCTTTCGGCGACGCCTTTACCGTCGTGGCGGGCATGATGCGCACGCCGCTCTGGCTGTTTCTGGTTCTGGTCAGCTTCGCCAAGACCGGGCGATATGCCGCGCTTGCCTGGGCGACGGCGGCGGCCACCGGCTAG
- a CDS encoding NYN domain-containing protein, whose translation MFYRDERLALFIDGSNLYAAAKALGFDIDYKLLRQEFMRRGKLLRAFYYTALLENDDYSPIRPLVDWLHYNGFTMVTKPAKEYTDSQGRRKVKGNMDIELTVDAMELAPRVDHIVLFSGDGDFKPLVESLQRQGVRVSVVSTIRSQPPMIADELRRQADNFIELDELKEVIGRPPREQRQDPRTDDTESE comes from the coding sequence ATGTTTTACCGAGACGAACGTTTGGCACTCTTCATCGACGGGTCGAACCTGTACGCGGCCGCAAAGGCCTTGGGCTTCGATATCGACTACAAGTTGTTGCGCCAAGAATTCATGCGCCGCGGGAAACTGCTGCGCGCGTTCTACTACACGGCGCTGCTTGAGAATGACGACTACTCGCCGATCCGGCCTCTTGTCGACTGGCTGCACTACAACGGCTTCACCATGGTGACCAAACCGGCCAAGGAATACACCGACAGCCAGGGCCGCCGGAAGGTGAAGGGCAACATGGACATCGAACTGACCGTCGATGCGATGGAGCTTGCCCCGCGGGTGGATCACATCGTGCTGTTCTCGGGCGACGGGGACTTCAAGCCGCTGGTCGAAAGCCTTCAGCGTCAGGGCGTTCGTGTTTCGGTTGTGTCGACCATCCGCAGCCAGCCGCCGATGATCGCGGACGAGTTGCGCCGGCAGGCCGACAACTTCATCGAACTGGACGAGTTGAAAGAGGTCATCGGCCGCCCCCCGCGGGAGCAGCGGCAGGACCCCCGCACCGACGACACCGAGAGCGAGTGA